In the genome of Lathyrus oleraceus cultivar Zhongwan6 chromosome 4, CAAS_Psat_ZW6_1.0, whole genome shotgun sequence, the window cacacttagGTTTTCTGTTTTAGCCTTCTCAAATCTCTCGTAATGGTATCATACatttttctcatcttcttttccatgtaTATCTCGCATCTTCTACTCTAATCTCTCATCTTAATGTTattttttttcatcttctcattTGTATGCTATTGTTGTCTCTTTCAATTACGTTTTTATTGTACATTTTTTCTCTAACCTCACATCTTTTATGTTCTTTgtttttcatcttctctaatctcatctttcctttatttttatttttaattttattataatatttttgataTTGTTTTATGCTACTATTTTATGTTTCTTATTACAATTTTATCTAATCTAATTTTTGTATATTAAATGAGAAATTATTGTTCaaatatgatgaattttaaaattatttGATAATGCATGATTGATTAAACATAAAATTATGTTGTTCTCCATTACTCACTAAAAATATTGTAAAAAATCAAATTAACCAAACCATCTCAAACTATATTGGTTTGatttggttttatttctaaaacCAAACGAACCAAAACAAATCATACGCTTTTTTATCTTGTAGTTTGATTGATTTTAGTGTTAAATCGGTCAAAACCGCACCGCTAACACTTCGGGATAGTAGTGAACTTAATAATCATGTAAACCGGGTTTGGTTCATTGCAACCCGCTCAACCATTCAACTAAACGGTTCATGTTTCGTTGAACCGGAAGTAACCCATTCAGAGGAAGGTTCATGGAGTTCGATTCCATAGCTGATGGAGAAACTCATAATCACTTTATCGATATCAAATCACAGTGAGAGACATGGTTTTGGTTGATAGTGTCTGTGCAATTGTTGTAAAGGGTCATTGGAACAATCTCTTAAAACCCAAAATCGCTTCTACTCTCACTTCCACCACCATTCACCAATGTATCTTGCACCTCACACAACACCGTTACGAACCTTTTTTCATCTTCTCATTCTTCAAATGGCTTCATTCCATCCCACACTACACTCATTCCTTACAATCTTCATGGTCCATGCTTCACATACTCACCAAACACAGACATTTCAAAACTGCACACCAGGTGCTTGATAAAATTGCGCAAAGGGAAATACTTTCATCGCCTTCAGTTTTGACCTCTTTGGTCAGGATTCATGATGACCCTGAAGTTAATTCACATGTTTTGAGTTGGATTGTGATACATTATGCGAAATCGAAGATGACCCATGATGCGGTTCAGGTTTTTGAGCAGATGAGTTTGTGTAATTTAAAGCCTCATTTGCATGCTTGTACTGTGCTTTTGAACTCCTTGTTGAAAAATGGTGTTACTAATATGGTGTGGAAGGCTTATAAGAGAATGGTTCAAGACGGGGTTGTTCCTAATATCTATATTTATAATTGTTTAATTCACGCTTGTTTGAAATCGAGAGATGCGGAGAGGGCGGAAATTATACTGAATGAGATGGAAGGAAAGTGTGTGGTTCCTGATATTTTCACATACAATACTTTGATAGCTTTGTATTGCAAAAAAGGGATGCACTATGAGGCTTTGTCGGTGCAGGATAAAATGGAAAGAGAGGGGATAAATCTTGATATTGTTAGTTACAATTCTCTTATTTATGGATTTTGCAAAGAAGGTAAGATGAGGGAAGCTATGAGGATGTTCGGTGAAATCAAAATTGCCACTCCCAATCTTGTAACATATACTACATTGATTGATGGTTATTGTAAAACAAATGAACTGGAGAAAGCTCTGAGATTGCGTGAGATGATGGAGGCTAAGGGATTGTACCCCGGTGTTGTTACTTATAATTCGATTCTGCGCAAGCTGTGTTCTGATGGCAGGATAAGGGATGCGAACAAACTCTTGAATGAGATGAGTGAAAAAAAAATTCAAGCTGATAATATCACGTGCAACACACTGATTAATGCATATTGCAAGATAGGAGATTTGAGTTCTGCTTTGAAAGTTAAAAATAAGATGTTAGAAGCTGGACTGAAGCCTGATCCCTTTACATATAAAGCACTGATTTACGGGTTCTGTAAAACGAGCGAGCTTGAAAGTGCCAAAGAACTATTGTTTGGCATGCTTGATGCTGGATTTTCTCCAAGTTATTGCACTTACTCATGGATTGTAGATGGCTATTGTAAGAAAAACAATACAGATGCAGTTCTAGCACTGCCGGATGAGTTTCTGAGTAAAGGTATTTGTCTTGATGTTTCTGTTTACAGGGCattgataagaaggttaagcaAGATAGAAAGGATTGAATGTGCTGAAAAGTTGTTAGTTCATATGGAAGGGAAGGGTATTTCAGGCGATAGTGTTATCTACACTAGTGTTGCTTTTGCTTACTGGAAATCAGGGGACACAAATGCTGCCTCAAATGTGTTAGAAGAAATGGCTAGGAGGAGGTTGATGATCACTGCCAAAATCTATAGATGCTTTAGTGCTCCTGATGCTAGTGAAAACAAAGTTTCACAGATGTTCTGGGATCATGTGGTGGAAAGGGGTCTGATGTCAAGAAATACAATGTATAAAATAAAACAAATGCTGATATGATATGATGATAATCTTGCTTATTCAATGGAAGATTTTTCATGTAATTGTATGCAATGTATTGCTTCTGGTTATCAGAGAGGTCTTCATATTTTTGCTTCTCATCAGAGTTTGATAaatcaaatatttattttaaattagGGAAAGGCACATAAACCATTCCAAAGTCCTTTATCTTAATTGTTTTCgtttgttatttattttaaattaGGGAAAGGCACATAAACCATTCCAAAGTCCTTTATCTTAATTGTTTTCGgttgttatttattttttataacGATTACAATAATGTGGTTTTTTCGCTTCATTTTGTTATGTTAAGAAATGTTAAGATGACAAAAATAATTATTTTCTACGTGGATTAATGATGTCTTTCCCATTTAGTTTTTGATTTCCTCCCAATTCAGGAACCCTAAAAACCAGTAAAAGAAAGTGGGAGCTGAAAATGGAGAAATCCTGTTATATTGTGGGTTTAGATTGGGTGCTGCAAATGGAGAAGTCGTGTTATAGTGTGGTAACTCAACCAGGTAAGAGTGAAGAAACAATGTAAACTGGGTTTTGGGTTATTGCAAAGCTACCAATGTTTCAACTAAATCGCTTGTGTTTCATTTATTGATTGGAACCAGAAGATATTAGAAGAACGAGATGGAGGGTCATGGTCACATGGAGTCTGATTTCACAACTGAGGGAAAGCTCTGCCATATGCCATCGTTGCCAATTTTAAAATAATGACACCTTCATCCACATGCAGAAAGGTATTCGATTTTGTTTTCTTTAAATGCAGTTGTATTCTCCATGTGGAAGTTACTGAACTCATATATTCATGTTGAATGAGAgaaaatgagatatacatatgTTGAAACCATGTCTCTCAGCTACACCGATGAGTTCTAAGATAAATGCGCGTGCGCGCACACACATGAGCATATTATATGCGCCAAACTTGTTACATATAGATCTGATTCTAGGACTTTGATGAGATTTTGTAAAAGTATTTTTCAATCTATCATTGAAAATGCCAAAGTTTGTGCCAATGTCGCTTGATTTGATCTTCTTTTTGAAAAAGAATGACAGTCCATCTTAATATATTAGATCCTCATAAAAAATGGATTTCAGACAATATGCAATACAACTTGATTATTACATATTAGTGTCATTGGTCTTGTCTTTTCAAATTGAAACTCTTTCAGTAACTATTTCAACCAATGAGCTCACATGTTATTAATGCTATGACCCCATATTCCGCCTCGCCATTGAATCTTGTAAGTACATTTTGTTTCTTATTTTTCCAAGATATCATGTTTCCTCCAACAAGTACACAATACTCAAAAGTGGATTGTCTATCAGTGGATGAGCCTGTTCAATCAGCATTTGCACAATCAATTATATGTCCTCTATCTTCTTAATTGATATCTTTTTTGGGAGCACCTTTGATGTGTTTTAGAATCCAGATTACAACATCCACGTGTTCTTGACAAGGAGAATTGAAGATTTGCCTTACCACATTGACGGATAATGTCAAAACGAGCGACAATGAGATAGGTCAATTTCTCAACTAATCTCCTATATCTTTCCGAATCAGATAAAGGCTATTTCTAATTAGATATAAAAGTATCAACTAACTTGGCATTCAATAGACTTGCTTCTTCAAGAATATCCATAGCATATTTTCTATGTGAAATTAAAGGACCATCCTTAGACCGGCTTTAATGTCCAAAACTAACATGTTTTGCCA includes:
- the LOC127075693 gene encoding pentatricopeptide repeat-containing protein At5g38730; translation: MVLVDSVCAIVVKGHWNNLLKPKIASTLTSTTIHQCILHLTQHRYEPFFIFSFFKWLHSIPHYTHSLQSSWSMLHILTKHRHFKTAHQVLDKIAQREILSSPSVLTSLVRIHDDPEVNSHVLSWIVIHYAKSKMTHDAVQVFEQMSLCNLKPHLHACTVLLNSLLKNGVTNMVWKAYKRMVQDGVVPNIYIYNCLIHACLKSRDAERAEIILNEMEGKCVVPDIFTYNTLIALYCKKGMHYEALSVQDKMEREGINLDIVSYNSLIYGFCKEGKMREAMRMFGEIKIATPNLVTYTTLIDGYCKTNELEKALRLREMMEAKGLYPGVVTYNSILRKLCSDGRIRDANKLLNEMSEKKIQADNITCNTLINAYCKIGDLSSALKVKNKMLEAGLKPDPFTYKALIYGFCKTSELESAKELLFGMLDAGFSPSYCTYSWIVDGYCKKNNTDAVLALPDEFLSKGICLDVSVYRALIRRLSKIERIECAEKLLVHMEGKGISGDSVIYTSVAFAYWKSGDTNAASNVLEEMARRRLMITAKIYRCFSAPDASENKVSQMFWDHVVERGLMSRNTMNPKNQ